In Desulfurella sp., the genomic window CAGCAGAATTAGCATGGGCTTTATTATTTGCCTGTGCGCGTGGTATACCTCAAGCTGATAAATTTACAAGAGAAGGTAACTATAAAGGCTGGGATTTGTACTTATTTTTAGGCCTTGATATAAGCCATAAAACGCTTGGTATAATTGGAGCTGGTAGAATTGGTCAGGCATTTGCAAAAATGTCAAAAGGTTTTGGTATGAATATACTGTATACTGCAAATTCTAAAAAATTTGATTTCGAAGCTCAAACTAATGCAAAATTTGTGGATCTTGAAACTCTTCTTAAAGAATCTGATTTTGTAAGCATTCATACACCTCTAACTCCTCAAACATACCATTTGATTGGAAAAAAAGAACTTAGCCTTATGAAAAAAACTGCAATTTTAATTAATACATCAAGAGGAGCTGTAATTGACGAAAAGGCACTTGCAGAAAGTTTAGAAAACAGGCAAATATATGCAGCGGGTCTGGATGTGTATGAAAAAGAACCAATAATTGAAGAAAAATTAAAAACATTAGACAATGTTGTTCTCCTGCCACATATTGGAAGCGCTACATATAAAACAAGGATTGACATGTCAATACTGGCTGCGCAAAATATACTTGATTTTTTAGAAGGAAAAATTCCGCGCACTTTAGTAAACAAAGACATATTAAAAACCTAAAAAAATGCAAGATCTTCAAGAAAAAGCCATTTTAGTTAGTGTATTTTTAAACGAAAAAGATGAAAAGTCTTTACAAGAATTAGAAGAACTTGCCAAAACTGCTGGCGCAGAAGTTGTTGGCGTATTAACACAAAAACGAAAAAACATAGATAAAACTTACTATTTAGGAAAAGGTAAAATAGAAGAGCTAAAAAATCTAATTGAACAAAAAGGTGCTAATATTGTCATATTTAACAATGAACTATCTGGTAGCCAGATAAAAAATATCGAAGATATACTAAACACAAAAGTTATTGATAGAACCAATCTAATCTTAGACATATTTGCAAAACATGCCAAAACAAAAGAAGGTATGCTTCAGGTAAAGCTTGCCCAGTTAAAATATTCACTTACAAGATTAAGAGGCATAGGTGTTACACTTTCAAGATTGGGCGGTGGCATAGGCACAAGGGGTCCTGGCGAAACACAACTGGAAACAGACATAAGGCACATCAAGCGCTCTATTTTACACATTGAAAAACAAATTGAAGAAATAAAACAACATAGGAGTCTATACAGGAAAAGAAGACAAAAAAATCAAATTCCCGTAGTTGCCATAATAGGATATACAAATGCAGGTAAATCAACTTTAATTAATGCACTTACCAATGCAGATGCCTATGTTGAAAATAAGTTATTTGCAACGCTGGATCCTTTAGCTAGAAAATTACGTTTGCCCAATAACAAAATAGTTCTATTGATTGATACGGTTGGTTTTATTAAAAATTTACCCCACCAGTTAATTGAAGCTTTCAAATCAACGCTTGAAGAAATAAAATTTGCAGATTTAATATTAAATGTTGTTGATATAAGTCAGAATGATTACGAAGAAAAAATTAAAGTAACAGAAAAAATCCTATCAGATTTAGAGTGTTTCAATAAACCAGTTATTACAGTTTACAATAAATCAGATTTACTTGAGATATTACCAAAAAACACTGATAAAGAAGTATATATATCGGCTAAATACAAAACTAATTTACATGATTTGGTTTTTTGCATACAAAACGCGCTTGAATCAGGCAACAAATCTTTATAAAATTTTCATTCTGATCTTTGCAAAGTAAACATTTATTTGTTTATCAGCAAAATACATCAAAACT contains:
- a CDS encoding D-glycerate dehydrogenase is translated as MFKIYVTKNIPEEGLELLKDKCDIEVNNLGRSLTKQELLEKIKNKDACITQLTDRIDIDFFEAAKNLKIIANYAVGFDNIDLNEATKRKIFVTNTPDVLTQATAELAWALLFACARGIPQADKFTREGNYKGWDLYLFLGLDISHKTLGIIGAGRIGQAFAKMSKGFGMNILYTANSKKFDFEAQTNAKFVDLETLLKESDFVSIHTPLTPQTYHLIGKKELSLMKKTAILINTSRGAVIDEKALAESLENRQIYAAGLDVYEKEPIIEEKLKTLDNVVLLPHIGSATYKTRIDMSILAAQNILDFLEGKIPRTLVNKDILKT
- the hflX gene encoding GTPase HflX; the encoded protein is MQDLQEKAILVSVFLNEKDEKSLQELEELAKTAGAEVVGVLTQKRKNIDKTYYLGKGKIEELKNLIEQKGANIVIFNNELSGSQIKNIEDILNTKVIDRTNLILDIFAKHAKTKEGMLQVKLAQLKYSLTRLRGIGVTLSRLGGGIGTRGPGETQLETDIRHIKRSILHIEKQIEEIKQHRSLYRKRRQKNQIPVVAIIGYTNAGKSTLINALTNADAYVENKLFATLDPLARKLRLPNNKIVLLIDTVGFIKNLPHQLIEAFKSTLEEIKFADLILNVVDISQNDYEEKIKVTEKILSDLECFNKPVITVYNKSDLLEILPKNTDKEVYISAKYKTNLHDLVFCIQNALESGNKSL